The proteins below come from a single Chitinophaga pinensis DSM 2588 genomic window:
- the nuoE gene encoding NADH-quinone oxidoreductase subunit NuoE, producing MFSEEKLNKVKEIIARYPAGKQKSALIPVLHLAQEVSGGWLSSETMDYVASLLQITPIEVYEVATFYSMFNLQPVGRYVFEVCQTGPCMLRGSDNIIDYIKKKLDIGVGQTTKDGLFTLKTVECLGACGYAPMMQLGKHYREHLTPEKVDAIIEECRSKAN from the coding sequence ATGTTTTCTGAAGAGAAGCTGAATAAAGTAAAAGAGATCATCGCCCGTTACCCGGCAGGGAAACAGAAGAGTGCCCTGATTCCGGTGCTGCACCTGGCACAGGAAGTATCTGGCGGATGGCTTAGTTCGGAGACCATGGATTACGTGGCTTCCCTGCTGCAGATCACGCCGATCGAAGTGTACGAGGTGGCTACCTTTTACTCGATGTTTAACCTGCAACCTGTAGGCCGGTACGTATTTGAGGTCTGCCAGACAGGCCCGTGTATGCTGCGTGGTTCAGATAACATCATTGACTATATTAAAAAGAAACTGGACATCGGTGTAGGTCAAACTACAAAAGATGGCCTGTTCACCCTCAAAACAGTAGAGTGCCTTGGCGCCTGCGGATATGCTCCGATGATGCAGCTGGGTAAACATTACCGTGAGCACCTGACCCCTGAGAAGGTAGATGCAATCATTGAGGAATGCAGAAGTAAAGCAAACTAA
- the nuoI gene encoding NADH-quinone oxidoreductase subunit NuoI, translating to MQALTSRAKQVDRKPMTFIESIYLWNIIKGMIITFKHIWKRKETVKYPEQKREFSPVFRGLHILNRDAEGRENCTACGLCAVACPAEAITMEAAERKAGEEHLYREEKYAARYEINMLRCIFCGFCEEACPKDAIYLTETFAPANYKREGFIYGKQDLLIPTPAEKKKA from the coding sequence ATGCAAGCTTTAACAAGTAGGGCAAAACAGGTAGACCGCAAACCGATGACTTTCATTGAGAGTATCTATTTGTGGAATATTATAAAGGGGATGATCATCACCTTCAAGCATATCTGGAAAAGGAAAGAAACGGTGAAATATCCGGAGCAAAAGCGTGAGTTCAGTCCTGTATTCCGTGGTCTGCACATCCTGAACAGGGATGCAGAAGGACGTGAGAACTGTACAGCGTGCGGTTTATGTGCGGTAGCTTGTCCTGCGGAAGCCATCACCATGGAGGCAGCCGAGAGAAAGGCGGGAGAGGAGCATCTGTATCGTGAAGAGAAATATGCTGCCCGTTATGAGATCAACATGCTGCGTTGCATTTTCTGTGGTTTTTGTGAAGAGGCTTGTCCGAAAGATGCTATCTATCTGACAGAAACATTTGCACCTGCTAACTACAAACGCGAAGGTTTCATCTATGGTAAACAGGATCTGTTGATACCGACTCCTGCGGAAAAGAAAAAAGCATAA
- a CDS encoding 2Fe-2S iron-sulfur cluster-binding protein → MAEEKKLFKVKIDNISVEVEPGTTILNAARQIGGDIVPPAMCYYSKLKGSGGKCRTCLVKVSKGSDADPRPMPKLVASCRTTVMDGMEVANITSPEVLEARKGVVEFLLLNHPLDCPVCDQAGECHLQDLSYEHGADSTRYEFKRRTFDRVDIGDKIQLHMTRCILCYRCVFTADQLTEKREHGVLGRGEAAEIGTYIQQSLDNNFIGNVIDVCPVGALTDKTFRFKNRVWFLKPVDAHRECSDPKCCGKVALWMRGDEVFRVTARKDKYGEVEEWICDTCRFDKKEVKDWVIEGPRKIERQSVISQGHYVGVHKPKDALVEVLDGRQPKLLLDIHNISEVNKPNIDLSQINGPAHSDDFNK, encoded by the coding sequence ATGGCTGAAGAAAAGAAACTCTTTAAGGTTAAGATCGATAATATCTCCGTGGAAGTGGAGCCGGGCACTACCATTCTGAATGCTGCCCGTCAAATTGGTGGAGACATTGTGCCGCCTGCAATGTGCTACTACTCCAAGCTGAAGGGTAGCGGTGGTAAATGCCGTACCTGCCTGGTGAAAGTATCCAAAGGGTCAGATGCTGATCCTCGTCCTATGCCAAAACTGGTAGCCAGCTGCCGTACCACCGTAATGGACGGTATGGAAGTGGCGAATATCACCTCTCCTGAAGTGCTGGAAGCACGTAAGGGGGTGGTAGAATTCCTGTTGCTGAATCATCCGCTGGATTGCCCTGTGTGCGACCAGGCTGGTGAATGTCACCTGCAGGACCTGAGCTACGAGCATGGCGCAGACAGCACCCGCTACGAATTCAAACGCCGTACATTCGACAGAGTCGATATCGGTGATAAGATACAGTTACACATGACCCGTTGCATCCTTTGCTACCGTTGTGTATTCACGGCTGATCAGCTGACTGAAAAGCGTGAACATGGCGTACTGGGTCGTGGTGAAGCTGCTGAAATCGGTACTTATATTCAGCAGTCCCTGGACAACAACTTCATCGGTAACGTGATCGATGTTTGTCCGGTAGGCGCGCTGACTGATAAAACCTTCCGTTTCAAAAACCGCGTATGGTTCCTGAAACCGGTAGATGCACACCGTGAATGCAGCGATCCTAAGTGTTGTGGTAAAGTGGCACTCTGGATGCGTGGCGACGAGGTGTTCCGTGTAACTGCCCGTAAAGACAAATACGGTGAAGTAGAAGAATGGATCTGTGATACGTGCCGTTTCGATAAAAAAGAAGTGAAAGACTGGGTGATCGAAGGCCCACGTAAAATAGAGCGTCAAAGTGTTATCTCTCAGGGGCACTATGTAGGTGTACATAAACCTAAAGATGCACTGGTAGAGGTACTGGATGGCCGTCAGCCGAAACTGCTGCTGGATATCCATAATATCAGCGAGGTGAATAAACCAAACATCGATCTGTCACAGATCAATGGTCCGGCACATTCCGACGACTTTAATAAGTAA
- a CDS encoding NADH-quinone oxidoreductase subunit A, translating into MFTDTVLLSATTPFSYFPIVMQLLAALGFVGVTMLATHFLGPKRKTSDKLATFESGIEQKGNARQPVAIKYFLTAILFVLFDVEVIFFYPYAVNFRGLGWDGFMAMLLFVAFFLCGFIYILKKGALKWED; encoded by the coding sequence ATGTTTACAGACACAGTACTATTGTCAGCAACTACTCCTTTCAGTTACTTTCCAATTGTGATGCAGCTTTTGGCTGCACTTGGCTTTGTAGGCGTTACGATGCTTGCTACTCACTTTTTAGGTCCAAAGCGTAAAACAAGCGACAAACTTGCTACCTTTGAAAGTGGTATCGAGCAAAAAGGGAATGCACGTCAGCCAGTAGCCATTAAATACTTTCTTACCGCCATTTTATTCGTGCTTTTCGACGTCGAAGTGATTTTCTTCTATCCTTATGCGGTGAATTTCAGGGGTTTAGGATGGGACGGTTTCATGGCTATGTTACTTTTCGTAGCGTTCTTTTTATGCGGTTTCATCTACATCCTGAAGAAGGGTGCATTGAAATGGGAAGACTGA
- the nuoF gene encoding NADH-quinone oxidoreductase subunit NuoF has translation MGRKLLFDKAHIEGIRYYDVYRANGGYGSAEKALKSMSPDQVLDEVKKSGLRGRGGAGFPTGMKWSFIAKPEGVPRYLVCNADESEPGTFKDRYLMEFLPHLLIEGLLISSYTLGCNSCYIYIRGEYAWIPDILEEAIADAKKNGWLGKNIQGTGFDLEIYVQRGAGAYICGEETALIESLEGKRGNPRIKPPFPAVKGLWDCPTVVNNVETLATVVPILRIGGEEYAKYGTGKSTGTKLISACGNINKPGVYEIEMNISVEEFIYSDEYCGGIANGKRLKACIPGGSSVPILPANLLLKTAKGEPRMMTYESLADGGFATGTMLGSGGFIVLDEDQCIVKNTLTFARFYHHESCGQCSPCREGTGWMKRVLLNIENGKGKMSDIDLLWDIQRKIEGNTICPLGDAAAWPVAAAIRHFRDEFEWHVLHPEEATKRNYGLAHYADPLEIAAPAAV, from the coding sequence ATGGGACGCAAACTACTTTTTGACAAAGCGCACATAGAAGGTATCCGGTATTACGATGTATACCGTGCCAACGGAGGTTATGGATCGGCTGAAAAGGCGCTCAAAAGCATGAGCCCTGATCAGGTGTTGGATGAAGTAAAGAAAAGTGGACTGAGAGGTCGTGGTGGCGCCGGTTTCCCTACCGGTATGAAATGGAGTTTCATTGCAAAGCCAGAGGGTGTTCCCCGTTACCTGGTATGTAATGCGGATGAATCTGAGCCGGGTACGTTCAAAGACCGTTACCTGATGGAGTTTCTCCCTCACCTGCTGATAGAAGGGCTGCTGATTTCCAGTTATACGCTGGGTTGTAATTCCTGCTATATCTACATCCGTGGTGAATACGCCTGGATTCCTGATATCCTGGAAGAAGCGATCGCTGACGCTAAAAAGAACGGCTGGCTGGGTAAAAATATCCAGGGTACCGGCTTCGATCTTGAAATATATGTACAACGCGGCGCCGGTGCTTACATCTGTGGTGAGGAAACTGCCCTGATCGAGTCACTGGAAGGTAAACGTGGTAACCCACGTATCAAACCGCCATTCCCGGCTGTAAAAGGGCTGTGGGATTGTCCGACTGTTGTGAACAATGTGGAAACACTGGCTACCGTAGTGCCTATCCTGCGCATCGGTGGTGAAGAATATGCGAAATACGGTACAGGTAAATCTACTGGTACCAAGCTCATTTCTGCCTGTGGCAATATCAACAAACCAGGGGTTTATGAGATAGAAATGAATATTTCCGTAGAAGAATTCATTTATTCTGATGAATACTGTGGCGGTATTGCCAATGGCAAACGCCTCAAGGCCTGTATCCCGGGTGGTTCTTCCGTACCTATCCTGCCAGCTAACCTGCTGCTGAAAACAGCTAAAGGTGAGCCGCGTATGATGACGTATGAAAGTCTGGCTGACGGTGGCTTTGCAACCGGTACCATGTTAGGTTCCGGCGGTTTCATCGTACTGGACGAAGACCAGTGTATTGTAAAAAACACCCTCACATTTGCCCGCTTCTATCATCATGAGAGCTGCGGACAGTGCAGTCCCTGCCGTGAAGGTACCGGCTGGATGAAACGCGTACTGCTGAACATCGAGAACGGTAAGGGTAAAATGAGTGATATAGACCTGCTGTGGGATATCCAGCGTAAAATAGAAGGTAACACCATCTGTCCGTTGGGCGATGCTGCCGCCTGGCCGGTAGCTGCTGCTATCCGTCATTTCCGTGATGAGTTTGAATGGCATGTGCTGCATCCTGAAGAGGCGACCAAACGCAATTACGGACTGGCTCACTATGCAGATCCACTGGAAATAGCTGCTCCTGCTGCTGTATAA
- the nuoH gene encoding NADH-quinone oxidoreductase subunit NuoH → MTIDWFFILEKIVLISGVLAISLVVAMYSTWGERKVAGIIQDRIGPNRAGFMGLLQPLADGGKLFFKEEIIPGNSNRFLFILGPSLAMIVACMTSAVIPWGDTLTIAGHTVSLQIADVNIGILYIFGVVSLGVYGIMLGGWASNNKYSLLASIRAASQIISYELAMGLSLIALLMMTGTLSLKEIVEQQRHDGWNVLYQPLGFLIFLVCSFAECNRTPFDLAEAESELNGGYHLEYSSMKLGFYLFAEYINMFISSALMSSLYFGGYSFPGMDSLGLAPNLVTILGTAALFIKIICFLFFFMWVRWTIPRFRYDQLMRLGWNIMIPLALANMLITGAIVLYRSTH, encoded by the coding sequence ATGACTATAGACTGGTTCTTTATCCTGGAAAAGATAGTGCTGATATCCGGCGTACTGGCGATATCACTGGTAGTGGCTATGTATTCTACATGGGGTGAAAGAAAAGTAGCTGGTATTATCCAGGACAGGATTGGCCCGAACAGGGCTGGTTTTATGGGTCTGCTCCAGCCGCTGGCGGATGGTGGTAAACTGTTCTTTAAAGAAGAGATCATCCCTGGCAATTCCAATCGTTTTCTGTTCATTCTCGGTCCGTCACTGGCTATGATTGTAGCCTGTATGACCAGCGCCGTAATTCCCTGGGGCGACACGCTGACGATTGCGGGGCACACTGTTTCGCTGCAGATCGCTGATGTGAACATTGGTATCCTGTATATTTTCGGTGTAGTGAGCTTAGGTGTATATGGTATCATGCTGGGTGGATGGGCTTCCAACAACAAATATTCACTCCTTGCATCTATCCGTGCGGCATCCCAGATCATCTCCTATGAGCTGGCAATGGGTCTGTCCCTGATCGCCCTGCTGATGATGACAGGTACTTTAAGTCTGAAAGAAATCGTCGAGCAGCAACGCCACGATGGTTGGAACGTACTGTACCAGCCACTTGGTTTCCTGATATTCCTGGTATGTTCATTTGCTGAGTGTAACCGTACGCCATTTGACCTGGCAGAAGCGGAGAGTGAGCTGAACGGTGGTTATCACCTGGAGTACTCTTCCATGAAACTGGGTTTCTATCTGTTTGCGGAATACATTAACATGTTTATCAGTTCTGCGCTGATGTCCAGCCTGTACTTCGGTGGTTATTCTTTCCCTGGTATGGATAGTCTGGGACTGGCGCCAAACCTGGTAACCATTCTGGGAACGGCGGCATTGTTCATTAAGATCATCTGCTTCCTGTTCTTCTTCATGTGGGTACGCTGGACGATTCCGAGATTCCGTTACGATCAGCTGATGCGTTTAGGCTGGAACATCATGATTCCGCTGGCACTGGCTAATATGTTGATCACAGGTGCGATCGTACTGTATCGCAGTACACATTAA
- a CDS encoding NADH-quinone oxidoreductase subunit J, which produces MSLQQIVFGVLSIISIISALGVILSKNPVTSVLCLIVTFFTIAGHYIMLNAQFLAVVHIIVYAGAIMVLFLFVIMLMNLNAEIEPQKRNWLKYAGAISGGALLLVLLGALREADVTPLQPGSTDIGLISNLGKTLFNQYVVPFEVSSILFLSAMVGAVVIGKREA; this is translated from the coding sequence ATGAGCTTACAACAAATCGTTTTCGGGGTACTTTCAATCATCTCTATTATATCCGCGCTGGGCGTGATATTGAGTAAGAACCCCGTTACCAGTGTTCTCTGCCTGATCGTTACCTTTTTTACCATCGCCGGGCATTACATCATGCTGAATGCGCAGTTCCTGGCAGTGGTACATATCATCGTATATGCGGGTGCTATCATGGTATTGTTCCTCTTTGTGATCATGTTGATGAACCTGAATGCAGAAATAGAACCACAGAAGCGTAACTGGCTGAAATATGCGGGCGCTATCAGTGGCGGTGCACTCCTGCTGGTATTGCTGGGTGCTCTCCGTGAAGCTGACGTAACTCCTCTGCAGCCCGGATCAACCGATATCGGATTGATCTCCAACCTTGGTAAAACTTTATTCAATCAATACGTAGTTCCATTTGAAGTAAGCAGCATCCTGTTCCTGAGTGCAATGGTAGGCGCCGTTGTAATCGGTAAAAGGGAAGCGTAA
- a CDS encoding NADH-quinone oxidoreductase subunit B, whose amino-acid sequence MARPVQYNEKVKSVAVPEGYSGEGFFATTFDQVIGLARKNSIWPLPFATSCCGIEFMATMASTYDMSRFGSERMAFTPRQCDLLMVMGTISKKMAPVLRQVYLQMAEPRWVVAVGACASSGGVFDTYSVLQGIDQVIPVDVYVPGCPPRPEAIIDGFMRVQDLVGQESLRRRHSDKYKELLNSYGIQ is encoded by the coding sequence ATGGCACGTCCGGTTCAGTATAATGAAAAGGTGAAGAGTGTGGCAGTACCCGAGGGGTACTCCGGTGAAGGTTTTTTTGCTACGACTTTCGACCAGGTAATTGGTCTGGCTCGTAAGAATTCCATCTGGCCTCTGCCATTCGCTACCTCCTGCTGTGGTATCGAATTTATGGCAACCATGGCATCTACCTATGATATGTCCCGTTTTGGCTCTGAAAGAATGGCTTTCACTCCACGCCAGTGTGACCTGTTGATGGTCATGGGAACGATCTCTAAAAAGATGGCGCCTGTATTACGTCAGGTATACCTGCAGATGGCTGAACCTCGTTGGGTGGTAGCTGTAGGCGCCTGTGCGAGCAGTGGTGGTGTATTTGACACTTATTCCGTGTTACAGGGTATCGACCAGGTAATTCCTGTGGATGTATATGTACCAGGTTGTCCTCCACGTCCTGAAGCCATCATCGATGGCTTTATGCGTGTACAGGATCTGGTAGGTCAGGAAAGCCTGCGTCGCCGTCACAGCGATAAATACAAAGAATTACTGAACTCTTACGGTATCCAGTAA
- a CDS encoding NADH-quinone oxidoreductase subunit C, with protein sequence MSLTNDYIKQRLAEKFGESISQVEESFGTMSFTAPKDLNLKVMQFLYDEEELQFRFLTDLTAVHYPDRTGEELAVVYHLYNFQERIRLRLKVYTSIEDTRVFTATRLFESANWMERETYDFFGVNFVGHPNLKRILNVDEMTYFPMRKEFPLEDQTRTDKDDEMFGRGGHIGI encoded by the coding sequence ATGTCTTTGACAAACGACTATATAAAGCAAAGGTTAGCAGAAAAGTTTGGTGAATCAATCAGCCAGGTGGAAGAATCCTTTGGGACAATGTCATTTACAGCACCCAAAGACCTGAACCTGAAAGTAATGCAGTTCCTGTACGATGAAGAGGAGCTGCAATTTCGTTTTTTAACGGACCTCACCGCCGTACATTATCCTGACAGGACGGGTGAGGAACTTGCAGTAGTATATCACCTGTACAATTTTCAGGAGCGGATAAGACTGCGTCTTAAAGTGTACACCAGCATTGAGGATACCCGTGTATTCACAGCTACCCGGCTGTTTGAATCAGCCAACTGGATGGAAAGGGAAACATACGACTTCTTTGGGGTGAACTTCGTTGGGCATCCTAACCTGAAACGTATCCTGAACGTGGATGAAATGACTTATTTCCCCATGCGTAAGGAATTTCCGCTGGAAGATCAGACCCGTACCGATAAGGACGACGAAATGTTCGGCCGCGGCGGGCATATTGGCATTTAA
- a CDS encoding NADH-quinone oxidoreductase subunit D, translated as MSEQHITLPEGSIERQTQTLNLGPTHPATHGVFQNILEIDGERIVSSESTVGYIHRAFEKIAERRPYYQITPLTDRLNYCSSPINNMGWHMTVEKLLGIQTPKRVDYLRVIIMELARITDHLICNGVVGVDSGAFTGFLYLMKYRELVYEIYEEICGSRLTTNIGRVGGFERNFTPAAFEKIERFLKEYPVALKEFETMMNRNRIFMERTQGVGPISAERAINYGFTGPNLRAAGVDYDVRVAQPYCSYEDFEFTIPVGTTGDCYDRFLVRNAEMWESLSIIRQAMDKLKDLPSDVYHADVPAYYLPEKSAVYTKMEALIYHFKIIMGESDILPGELYNPVEGANGELGFYLISDGGRSPYRLHFRRPCFIYYQAYAELIKGAMLSDAVICMSSLNLIAGELDA; from the coding sequence ATGTCAGAGCAACATATCACACTGCCGGAAGGCTCTATTGAGAGGCAGACACAAACCCTTAACCTGGGACCTACGCACCCTGCTACACACGGGGTATTTCAGAATATCCTGGAAATAGACGGTGAGCGTATTGTGAGTTCGGAATCAACGGTAGGTTATATCCACCGTGCATTTGAGAAGATAGCAGAACGTCGTCCTTATTACCAGATTACTCCTTTAACAGACCGTCTGAACTATTGTTCGTCGCCTATTAATAACATGGGATGGCACATGACGGTAGAAAAACTGCTGGGCATTCAGACGCCTAAGCGTGTGGACTACCTCCGTGTTATCATCATGGAACTGGCCCGTATCACTGACCACCTGATCTGTAATGGTGTGGTAGGTGTGGATAGCGGCGCCTTCACCGGCTTCCTTTATCTCATGAAATACCGTGAACTGGTATATGAGATCTATGAGGAAATATGCGGTTCCCGTCTGACGACCAACATCGGTCGCGTAGGCGGTTTTGAAAGAAACTTCACACCGGCTGCTTTTGAGAAAATAGAACGTTTTCTGAAAGAATACCCGGTAGCACTGAAGGAGTTCGAAACCATGATGAACCGTAACCGTATTTTTATGGAGAGGACGCAGGGTGTAGGACCGATCAGTGCTGAAAGAGCCATCAACTACGGTTTCACCGGTCCAAACCTGCGTGCAGCAGGCGTAGACTACGACGTACGTGTGGCACAGCCTTACTGCTCTTACGAAGATTTTGAATTTACTATACCTGTAGGTACTACCGGCGACTGCTACGACCGTTTCCTGGTACGTAACGCCGAAATGTGGGAAAGTCTGAGCATCATCCGTCAGGCGATGGATAAACTGAAAGATCTGCCTTCAGACGTATACCATGCAGATGTACCTGCTTACTACCTGCCTGAGAAGAGCGCCGTATACACCAAGATGGAAGCGCTCATCTACCACTTCAAAATTATCATGGGTGAATCTGATATCCTGCCGGGCGAATTATACAATCCGGTAGAAGGCGCGAATGGTGAGTTAGGATTCTATCTTATCAGCGATGGAGGCCGTAGTCCTTACAGGCTGCACTTCCGCCGCCCATGTTTCATATATTACCAGGCTTACGCAGAACTGATCAAAGGCGCGATGCTGAGCGATGCGGTTATCTGTATGAGTAGTCTGAATCTGATCGCAGGTGAACTGGATGCTTAA